The following proteins are co-located in the Triticum aestivum cultivar Chinese Spring chromosome 1A, IWGSC CS RefSeq v2.1, whole genome shotgun sequence genome:
- the LOC123073525 gene encoding chalcone synthase 2-like yields MCEKSTIRKRHMHLTEEILKKNPSICSHMEPSLDTRHDIVVVEVPKLGKEAAERAIKEWGQPLSKITHVVFCTTSGVDMPGADYQLARLLGLSPTVKRLMMYQQGCFGGATVLRMAKDIAENNRGARVLVVCSEITAMAFRGPSKSHLDSLVGHALFGDGAAAAIIGADPDEPFEKSLFQLVSASQTILPGSEGAINGHLTEAGLTIHLLKDVPGLISENIEQALEDAFKPLGIHDWNSIFWIAHPGGPAILDMVEEKVGLDKERMRASREVLSEYGNMSSACVLFVLDVMRKTSSQDGHATTGEVSTSSNMYGSAACLFSLSS; encoded by the exons ATGTGCGAGAAGTCCACGATCAGGAAGAGGCACATGCACCTCACCGAGGAGATCCTGAAAAAGAACCCTAGCATCTGCTCTCACATGGAGCCGTCGCTGGACACGCGCCACGACATTGTCGTCGTGGAGGTCCCCAAACTTGGGAAAGAGGCGGCAGAGAGGGCCATCAAGGAGTGGGGCCAGCCGCTGTCGAAGATCACCCACGTCGTCTTCTGCACCACCTCCGGCGTGGACATGCCAGGCGCCGACTACCAGTTGGCGAGGTTGCTCGGCCTCTCGCCGACGGTCAAACGCCTCATGATGTACCAGCAAGGCTGCTTTGGCGGTGCCACGGTGCTCCGCATGGCCAAAGACATCGCCGAGAACAACCGCGGCGCACGCGTGCTGGTGGTCTGCTCGGAGATCACTGCCATGGCATTCCGTGGCCCCTCCAAGTCCCATTTGGATTCGCTGGTTGGACATGCGCTCTTTGGCGATGGCGCGGCCGCTGCCATCATCGGCGCCGACCCCGACGAGCCCTTTGAGAAGTCACTCTTCCAGCTGGTATCAGCGAGCCAGACCATCCTGCCCGGCTCCGAGGGTGCCATCAACGGCCACCTTACGGAGGCGGGGCTCACCATCCACCTTCTCAAGGACGTGCCCGGGCTCATCTCTGAGAACATTGAACAAGCGCTCGAGGACGCCTTCAAGCCTCTGGGCATCCACGACTGGAACTCCATCTTCTGGATTGCACACCCTGGTGGGCCAGCAATCCTGGACATGGTTGAGGAGAAAGTTGGCCTTGACAAGGAACGCATGCGCGCCAGCCGAGAGGTCCTATCGGAGTACGGCAACATGTCCAGCGCATGTGTCCTCTTCGTCCTCGATGTGATGCGTAAGACCTCTTCCCAGGATGGCCACGCAACCACTGGAGAGG TGTCTACATCCTCAAACATGTACGGTTCAGCTGCCTGTCTCTTTTCCCTCTCATCCTGA
- the LOC123186974 gene encoding flavonoid O-methyltransferase-like protein Os11g0303600: MEQTTAMPMAATSKAELLKADAELFCHTFAYLKSMALNSAVKLGIADVLQRCGGAASLSKLLSAVPLHPSKRPYLCRLMNMLAAAGIFTAEDVVPAASAPADGDGAPTTIYHLNTVSRLLVDGSSCMSLCVLLDTTDLFVSASLQLHQWLLSEEEGPTTGSPFMMVHGGSLYGVGSRDPEFNALFNGAMGATSKFIAALAVRECSQVFTGITSLVDVAGGNGTMARTIAEAFPRVKCSVLELPQVIEGISHDGTVELVAGDMMEFVPPADAVLLKHVLHNWSDEDCVKILRRCRQAISHGARAGKVIIIDTVVGSPSHQMLEAQVTMDLAMMMLFNGKAREEHNWHKMFMEAGFSHYKIHNVLGMRSLIEVHP; the protein is encoded by the exons ATGGAACAGACCACAGCCATGCCCATGGCAGCTACCTCAAAAGCAGAGCTTCTGAAAGCTGATGCCGAGCTCTTTTGCCACACCTTTGCGTACCTCAAGTCCATGGCACTGAACAGTGCCGTGAAGCTTGGAATCGCTGATGTCCTCCAACGCTGCGGTGGCGCCGCCTCCTTGTCCAAGCTGCTCTCCGCCGTCCCCCTCCATCCAAGCAAACGCCCCTACCTGTGTCGCCTCATGAACATGCTGGCTGCAGCAGGGATCTTCACGGCCGAGGATGTTGTCCCTGCCGCATCAGCACCAGCCGACGGCGATGGGGCACCAACCACGATTTACCACCTCAACACGGTTTCTCGTCTCCTGGTGGACGGCAGCTCATGCATGTCGCTGTGTGTGCTCCTGGACACCACCGACTTGTTCGTGTCAGCCTCCTTACAGCTGCACCAGTGGCTCCTGAGCGAGGAGGAGGGACCCACGACGGGTTCGCCGTTCATGATGGTGCATGGCGGGAGCTTGTACGGCGTCGGTAGCCGTGACCCCGAATTCAACGCGTTGTTCAACGGGGCGATGGGTGCCACCAGCAAGTTCATCGCCGCCCTTGCTGTTCGTGAATGCAGCCAGGTGTTCACTGGGATAACGTCGTTGGTCGACGTTGCTGGCGGGAACGGCACCATGGCGAGGACCATCGCCGAGGCTTTCCCACGGGTCAAGTGCTCGGTGTTGGAACTCCCACAGGTGATAGAAGGAATCTCGCATGATGGCACAGTTGAGCTCGTTGCTGGTGACATGATGGAGTTTGTGCCTCCCGCTGATGCTGTTCTGCTTAAG CATGTGCTGCATAACTGGAGCGATGAGGACTGCGTGAAGATCCTCAGGCGATGTAGACAGGCCATTTCCCACGGAGCCAGAGCTGGCAAGGTGATAATCATTGATACCGTCGTTGGATCACCCTCACACCAAATGCTTGAAGCCCAGGTCACCATGGATTTGGCCATGATGATGTTATTTAATGGTAAAGCAAGGGAGGAGCACAACTGGCACAAGATGTTCATGGAAGCCGGATTTAGTCACTACAAAATTCACAACGTCTTGGGAATGCGATCCCTCATCGAAGTCCACCCATAG